The region CTGGAGGGTTGCCTCAAAGCAGTGGCAGATATCCTGAATGAAAAACTAAATTAGACTCTCCAGAACCCAGAACACAAATAAagcaccacaaaaaaaaaaaaaaaaacaaaaatgatatgAAATGGAGAGCAGCAAGCCtttaaccaataaaaaattaatatccaaAATGAGAAGTATACACGAGTCAAGAGACACAAAATGTACTTTAAAAAGAAGATATACACTATTCCAACAGGAGAAAAAATACATTCTACCAACTCATAGGGAATTGATACATCTACCTCCTTATTAATTTTCCCATAGATTCAACAGCAGCAGTCAAGGTTGAAGTACAATAGAATcattatagaaaaattaaaatagataaatgatTTTTCGCAATGGCCATAATCAAGGATGATTACAATTGGAAAAAAAACGCCTTCGGCAAGTTGTCTTACGATAGAAACAGTACAATCCATGAAAGAACCCGCCAGCAAAGAGTACTCCAGACCAAACATCACCCCATTTTGACTTCAACCCCGCCAAAACTGTGTTGAAAGCTCTCAGGCCATAACAGAGAAGACAGATAATGCCCAGTAATTAGAAAGTGAAAATGAATTAGGTCATAATGTACAAATATTTAGCGGACAGCATTTTCTGGAGTCATAAAATCAGCAACATGATTCACTTGCCCGTGATGAATGGATGGGTCAATGCTTGTGACACTGTCATCCTCTTGTCTGGATCCAACACGAAAATTTTTTCTAGAAGATCTTTAAAATTGACTACCATCTTTGGATCCTCACCAGGAGAGCCTGTAATAATCGATCCGATATCTTTTGGCTTTATGTTGAGAATCATCCGCTTTATAGTCTGCAAAGGGTGGAATTAAAATCTCAGTTAGCATATCAGGCAAATGTGAGCTCTCAATTGGACAAACAAAGATACCATGATTGATTAGAAGTAGATAAATacctacttatcaaaaaaataagataaatacATGTTGGAAATGCAATGCAAACCTTTTTTGTGACAGGATCCTCTTCTGTAGCATGAAAATTCAAGTCCTGATCAAAATTCTGATCAGTAAATGCTCCCTGCAAGAAGAAAGCCAACACAGAAGATATCAGACACATAAAGTAACATGTCAAGATACAAATTGGAACATATATGCGGATAAAAACTTCTGCAATTATATCTTGCACTAAGAAAAATTCCAAGCAAGAAAGAAGACCAAAACAAGATGTCATATTACTGAATCACATAAGAAAAGGATTCAAAATTCTAAGAAGAAAATTTGGGGCTACATCTCTGATAAACATATCAAATACTTGCCTTCCGAAGCATCTTCTTTGGGAAATGGCCCTTCAATTCCATGTGAAGGCGTAGCATGTCATTGTTTGTAGGACCTGGAAAAAGAACCTTTCCTGTATAAAGCTCGTACACACAGCAACCCACAGACCACATATCCAATGGATGATCATAAGGCAAGCCAAGAACTGCAACAAAAAACATGCCAAAAACATATTACCAGTTTCAGACATagtttaataaaaagtaatcaTTAACATATAACAGCCAGTAACAGTCCCTTCCATTATTTATAGAATAAATAGGATTCTGCTATCCCTCTTCAGCGGGGTCATTTGGAGaccctaaattacaaattttttagcaaaccctaatttgataATGATTTGCAATATCACTCTACCATCCAAATTagtgacaaaataaaaaagaattgtgGGTAGGTGGAATGGAGGGATGCGCCAATCTTGCCAAAGTTAACAGATTAATATACCATTAATTGGTAATATCCCCCAACCCCACCCCAATAATTGTTGATTTTGACAGTGATTTGGAGAGGGGATGGACATTACAAACTGATCTCTAATTACAaagttaattttaaatatatgtaCTCTAAGGAGAGGACATTGCAAATGATTACATTGTTAGGGTGAATACCTTTGacccaaataaataataatagcTCATGCAAAAAACTTACTTATTTCAGGGGCACGATAAAAGCGGCTTACAAGGTATGGCGTAACCTCATTTTTACCAGCAAACATGGCATTGCCAAAGTCACAGAGCTTCAGCACATTCTTTGCCTCATTTACCTGaagaatataaagaaaaatatggttagaagtataaataattaaataaccaGGCCACTCATGAAAGAGTACCAAAAACCTACCAACATGTTATCCGGCTTTATATCACAATGCAGAACACCACAATTTCTAAGATGCTTCAGTGCAATAAAAAGTTGCTTCGCATATGCTCTAACAGCAGTTAGCTTAAGGCCAATATTGCGCCCAAACTTCTTTAAAACCTCACGAAGATTCATATGAAGAGattcaaaaactaaacaaagaTGATTCCTGtacttgaaacttgaaagaaatCGAACGCAATGGCGCTTGTCATCTGGATCTGCACCTACTAGTTTCTTTAATATGACCAGTTCATCCATACCAGCCTTGTACCTATGTCACATAGGAAGAGGCAATAGTAAGTGTCAAGACAATGAGACCTGACAATGGATGAGCATAATGAAAAAGATAACCATTAGCACCCAGGCTAGTGGGCAGGAAAATCGTAACTCACATTGTGTCATTACTACGTATAATTTTTATTGCCACTTCTTCCGGTTCACCATTACCAGCCTTAAGGTTCTTTGCACGAACTACAGTAGAAAATACACCTTTACCATGAGCAGCAACAACTTCATATCGGCCATCAAGTACTTCACCAAACCGGTAGCCTGCATATCAATATCATGATTACGTGAGAAGAGCAAAAGAAAATAGGGGGAAAGGGTTAACAAGGCATAAAATTTTGTTGCATAGATAAACCTACAACACAGAAATTACTTCCAaagttttttttgaaattttttcctcTAGGACAGGCAAGTACAAAGGTTATCTCTAAATTATATTCACTTCCAAAATGTTGCTCGGTAGGAAGGACAAAATGAAAACAGTTATTCAGGTAAGGAAACAAAATAGGAGTTATGATTTTTTGagacataaatttaaaccaGAAAAGGGGTGaatcaaaatcaacatttgacATTTTAATTTACTAGTAAAATATACTCAATATGGTCAGTTGCCCAAAAAGACCATGCAACTTTCTGATAGATGATATTATACTGGAAGGGGGAAGTAAATTTCGTTTAAGAACTTGATAGAGGATGACATAAGTATGAGTGTTGTTTCCttccttttaaaaaacaaatgacaGAAAGAAAAACTGACAAGTAGTAGTTCTGCaagtgaaaaaatttatttccttaCAGCAAGCATGAATACCAAGGAATAAGAAGATATACTCATGGAATAATGAGATAGGCCAAGTATGAATTCAGAATTTACCAAAAAGTAAACCATAAATGAAAAGGGGATAAAACAGAAAATGTTTCTGAATGGACCCACACAAGTAAACACCAATGCACAAAAAGTCTCAGGCACAATTGACAAAGggaaaacaataaaaaggaGAGATGACAGAAGGTTGATCTGATACTTACTATAATACCCCTCTGCATCATCCCAGTTGTCATGAAGACCACTCCTCTCAATTCGTAAACCATCTTCTTTACCCTGCATAGAATAAGTATACAGAACCCTAGAGTGTAAGTACATGATATAAATGGTAGACATTGATATGCATCATCTTCACTAGTTTTATCAAATCTGAGAGAGATCAAAATTCATTACAAATCAAAGTACTATTCATGTCATACAACACAAATGAGCAGATTAATCAGGTAAAGaaataaactaaataattaaaataaaattagacatCTACACTAACAAAACTTACTAAACAAGTTAGACACAAAATGAAACTCTACAATGTTAACCAACCGTCACAACAGGTCAATTTGTTCATTCTTTATATAATACCCTCCAAAGCCTATAACAGGTATTAGAACCAATAATAAGTGTATGTAATCAGGAAAACATATATTAAAGAGGGTGAGAGAAGGAAAACTACTTCATTAAACTCACAACTAAATTTCAGATCGAATTATGTCAAATCAAATAAGCAGCAATGAGAGACAGTATACACTTTTAAATAATGGACCAACAACAATGAAACTTACCGATTTGCGGACTCCTGTTGGTGTCTCACCAAAAATATCATCACAGAACTTGTCATCTGACCTCTCGCTCTgcacaaattaaagaaataaaaatcatataacTCAGCCAACCccacaaaaaaggaaaattcaaattttaaaatgttcaGGAGATCAATaaaaacttatcaaaataaGGGACCCTTTGGTAAtattttgagaagtgttttgggGTTTGATAAGGCAAAAGTTGAGAAATAATTTGATGGGGGCCACATTTGAGAAAATCTGAAAATTGGTTTGGCCGAATTTTggaagtgttttttttataagtaataagccacTCTCATTAAAAGTGTgaggtgcccctaagtacactaggagtatacaaaaggaaacgccTAACTAGAGAAACGAGTAAGGAaatcaagaaagctaaaagataAGGAGAAcacataagccgtagtccaaagatacaaagggGCTCCTCACGCTTTTAATGTGTGGctaaaagacaactaaaaaaaatcaaaaataccTTTCACCACTGTGGCGGGGGTCGCCAGGCCGCCAGATCAGACTAGCTGCCACCGCGGGGCCCACCACCACGTGGGGGCCCAGCGGTGGCCACTGTCACCAttctttacaattttatttttttaaaaaaaaaaacaatgttgtGTTATATTTTTTAGGAATGTTAGCctttttagaagaattttgtagtttgttttgaaaagtgtgttagTAGTGGGGCCAAATTTGAAAATCCATTTGGTAAACcaattttgagaagagtttgcaGTGTTTGAAAACTCAAAGAGTTGTTCAGCAGTTTACCAAACAGGCCTCAACGTTTTCCAAAACTATTAATACCATGTTCAGAAGATTTCAGAAATACGATCCAAAAAACGGATGAATACAAgctttttagagaaataaacacACCTTAGGAGTACCCTCTCCAAGCCCCCCAGCACTGGAAGTCTTCTCCAAAGCAGCAACTCCATTTTGTGGAGGTGATTTCCCCACAGAAAATGATGGTTCAGCAACATAGACATCTAGACCATCACTCCTACCGTCACCAACTTCTGAAACAACATTAATAGCACTTGATTGATCAGGATCATGCGCAGGCTCCTTATCTAGTCAACAAACATAATTTGTGGGGTTAGAAAGTAATATTACAAAATCTACCTAGCAAATAAATTTTGTgccaattaaaataaaggaataatgaTGCTAAACATGTTAAGCAGCCAAACTTTGCCTGGATTTGATCAAGCTGAACAATTTAAACAAAAGGTTTACCAACCTTTTTCCAGAAATCTTTTATTCCAACAACTACAGTCATAGGGATAAGGACCAAAACTGAACCCAGCACAGagaaaaaaccattaaaacaaCTAGATAACTGGAACCTCAACTTTCTTGTGTGGATCACTAGTTACTGCCAAAAAGGTAAAGTATTAAGAAGTAACAATCATATCACTTCTAGTGATTGTTATAATCACATACTGAAGATCCCACTCATACAATGACATTAATATACAAGTTTTCAAGTTTGAGGAACAAGTATTACATGGCATGTGATATCCATTGCCAATTGTGAAAGTGGCACTTGTTAAGCTAACAAGCTTAAGTTCAATGAAAGGTATCAACTTTTAAGGTTTACTGATCTGAGTAAGCAGAGTTCTCATGACTTGTCAACATCCAATATCTGAGCTTCAAACTACACAAATATAACACCAAAATATCAATAGGATACCAAAAAGCAATTGAAAAGTACCTTTCTCTACATCTTCAGATTGTGGCTCATTAGGTTGCTGTAACTGCTGACTCTTATATTTTTCTAGAATGACTTGCCTTCGCCTTCTACTCTCCTCCTTGATTCTGTTGAGATCCTCTTCTTCCTGCTCAGCAAACTGCAATGTATTCCCTTCGTAGTCTCCTTGTTCATCTTCATCTctgcatccaaaaaaaaattgaaaatatgcaTCAATATGAGAGGGGGGAGGAGGGGGAAGGGAAGAAGACCTTGCACCATGAAAAAAgagtggggggtggggggggctCTTCAGATAGACCAGAAGAGCTGCCTTTAAGACGAAAAAAGAAATACCTTTTTGGCTTGTCTCTATTTCCTTGCAACAAATCACTCTTAGAACTAGGAGCCTTTGCTGAATCAGCATTTCTTGTTCTATCCTGGTTGTATTCTTTTTCATCATGTCTCAAGCGCCTAGAATGTTTATATCTATCTCCATTTTCATAGCCATCCACAAGATTTTCAAAGTTCTCCCTATCTTTATTCATACTCCTATCATCTtgcctctccctctccctctccctctccctctccctcctaACTTTTTCCCTATCCTTATCCCTTTCTCTATCCCTATCTCTGTCTCTTTCACTGACTCTGCTCCTATCCCTATCCAGCTCTCTGTCCTTCAtcttctctctttccttctCCCTTCTCCAATCCCTGTCCACCTCTCTTTCCCTACTCCTACGTTCTATCTCCCTTTTCCTGTCCCTGTCTCTACTCATTTCCCATTCTTTCTCCCTTCTATGAGCCCTGTCCCTAATGATCCATTCTCGTTCCTTCTCTCTTCTTAAGTCCCTATCCCTgctgctctctctctcctgtgtACCCTGATTTCGGTGCCTGTCCTCTCCAGTATATCTGCTGTAACTAGTAGTGTGTTCCCTTTCTTCATCTCTCATCAAATCTCTAGTACCATGTCGTCCATCCATACTCTGTCGAACGATTCTTTCATCATCAGATTCATACAAAGACTTGCTTTTATTAGCATATGATGAGGCAGCATTATCACAATATCGCCTTTTCTTCAAATGGGTCTCCTCTTCTCTTATGCTACGGGATCGAGATCTCTCCCTAGCATGATCAATTGACCTAGATCTGCTCCTGGCATGGAATTCTCCACGGTCCCCGGTGCTTTGAGAGGACGACTTGCTCCGATGGCTTAATATGCTCCCATCAACCCCCTCTTTATCATCATCATAATACCTCTTTCGCCTGCTACTTCCTTTAGATGGGGACTGAGATTCCCTCTTCTTGTCCTCTTTGCGGGATTTGCGACCCAAATCCCCATTAACATGATCCTCTGAGCTAACTGTAGAAATTAATTCATCTTGAGGCACAACACTTGAATTTCTTGGAGAACCAACCTCATTGTTAATCTTAGTACCGGTACGACTCCAGTGGAATGCTCTGTCTTCCTTGTCTAATCTCGAATTGGTAAACAAATCATCTTCGCTCTTGTCCTCCGCCAATATCTTTGAATTTCTACCCTTTTTCGCTACACTCTCTTCCATATGAACACTAGGTTCGCGATCAGATGACTGTTGCTCAGTAAGATGTCCCTGGAAGTTAATGCAGAGAACAAACTAAGTGCACAAACTAGCAGTAAATATCGCCCAAATAGaacaaaaggcaaaaataaaaaataaaaaaccacagTAAGACTATATGCAAAATAAGCAAAAACATGTAACCAGCTCTTACAAATTTAAATGTAAGCCATCAGTCTCCATTGAAACGCCTAGGGGAAACTTCTTTTGCAATTCAGTCATGTTCGTCTAGTGCAAGCAGGATCTTTACATAATGTATGAGACAGTGACTCAGGCACTCTAACAAGCCCCCACGAAGTAAAATTTATTATGAATACAAATATCACAACATCATAAATCCCTGTCTGATCACTGAGAATAGATAgacaattttgaaatttgaaacataaaaaatagtcattttttaaaatccacTGCCTTAAACCCAATCAAACAACTCAAATGCGCTTTCTTTTAGAAATCTCAATTTTCTGAActgaaaacaacacaaaaaccaGTTACAGTCTCGAAGTCGTAAAGTTTTCTCAGCAGCCAAACTGAAAGCAaatcataattaaaaataataataataattatgcgATAGGGGGCAATCGGAACACACCAGATTTCGCTTATCAGATTCGTCCCGAAGACCAACGGACTTGATTTCCCCAGACTCATCATCCGAATCAAATCTTTTCTCCTCAATCTCGCCACCACCGAAACCCTCCTCTTCGAGAATCTCACCCTCCTCCACGTCGTCATCAGGACGAGTAATGTTAACAGCcacaggaggaggaggaaggtTAATATCCTCACCCTCGCGCTCGGTCTTCTCTTCGTGCTTCTTGCTGCGGTGACGGTGGTGGTGGTGCCGGTGACGGTGCTTGTGGCGCTTCGATGACCTCTCGGCCTCGTCTTCCGGCGAGGAGGACCGCCGGTTCTTGAGACGGGAGTCATGGGATTCGGTGTCCATTGTGGTCCTGCAGcaaatctagggttagggttttttctttcctcttttattttggTACTTTTTGCTTTGCGTTTCTCAGAGCAAAGAAGAACGCTGAGAGAGAATTGTGAAGGGGAAGATATTTTTTAGagcaaattatttattaaaaaaaaaaaaaaaactagtggtTGGGTTTCTATGGGGCCAATCCGGGTCGGACGCGCCTTATGAAGCACGTGCCCGTAATATTGTCGACGTAAACAGTCTATGACGACTCCATGTGTACCCACCCCCTTTTCTCAATTCTCCCTTGGTAACTCACGTATTTGGTTCGGACCATATTGAAATATGAGTACTATATTATATAGATCAGTAATGATATTCGACTTATGTAATTAAATATGTTAAATCTCTCTGcactaatttattaaatttgtattaaATTCATGTCGATTTTACGAGTTACATTCCAAGTTATTAACCTTAAATGCCGTGTATCGGATTCGAATCGTGTCGATACAttagtataagattatataggtcagccttaatttgattcatttaattaaatgaatcagacTTGTCAATTGTAACCCGTTAACTTTGTTTTGCAGCTTctgtcaaaaattgacaaccataatcttactaaaaaaataaagttttactTTAAATTAGTTTGGAAGACCGACATGCGTCATTCCATAATATAAATCATATAAGATAAATGCTACACAAATTCCTAGGTTTACGCTCCAAAATGCTTATAGCATTTACAATGatcttttcatatttatttttttctttatatttttaacaaaaactacAAATAGGCTCATATAGCAAATTCTTTAGCAAACGTTAAACTTAACATTTGTCATATTTTCTCTTTAGATTCGAAAAGCCAATAAgacaacaataaattttttttaatgatgttaTTGCAAACCGTGCCAAAgtagagaaaaatattatttatttaaagacaATGGTATTCATAGTAGTTattatgaataattaaaaaataatatttactttaagtaaataaatatttagagagtttgttgtTTGAAAGTTTAAAAAAGTGACTGGCTAAAACCCTTAAAATAGGTTTAtagagttaattttttttaaaaaaaaaaaaatatatgaataggACATTATAAATGCTCTTACTCATTGACGTAACAatgaaaatcactattaaattttggatgAATCACCACTGAATTTTGGATCACAATTGGATTTTAGATTCAATGGCGATTTTCAGTGTCACATCAAAAGAATAAACATTTTGAAGTGTAAACTTCAGAAtttgtgtagcatttttcatgatataatttttacatgtatttttaattgagTACGTGATTTTACATGTAAGATAAATTATACAAATCCATCCACAGCACATCTTTTAtctatctcatttttaaatttattattgaatttttatgATCCACATTAGGTCTACAAACTAATGGTGAAtttgaaacttaattatatgaaaatggGTATGAGATGGTTAAGAAATTGATGTCTAATTTGTCTCTTACATGTAATTATGAAAATCGCATAAGACAATGTGCAGGCC is a window of Alnus glutinosa chromosome 4, dhAlnGlut1.1, whole genome shotgun sequence DNA encoding:
- the LOC133865234 gene encoding uncharacterized protein LOC133865234 translates to MDTESHDSRLKNRRSSSPEDEAERSSKRHKHRHRHHHHRHRSKKHEEKTEREGEDINLPPPPVAVNITRPDDDVEEGEILEEEGFGGGEIEEKRFDSDDESGEIKSVGLRDESDKRNLGHLTEQQSSDREPSVHMEESVAKKGRNSKILAEDKSEDDLFTNSRLDKEDRAFHWSRTGTKINNEVGSPRNSSVVPQDELISTVSSEDHVNGDLGRKSRKEDKKRESQSPSKGSSRRKRYYDDDKEGVDGSILSHRSKSSSQSTGDRGEFHARSRSRSIDHARERSRSRSIREEETHLKKRRYCDNAASSYANKSKSLYESDDERIVRQSMDGRHGTRDLMRDEEREHTTSYSRYTGEDRHRNQGTQERESSRDRDLRREKEREWIIRDRAHRREKEWEMSRDRDRKREIERRSREREVDRDWRREKEREKMKDRELDRDRSRVSERDRDRDRERDKDREKVRRERERERERERQDDRSMNKDRENFENLVDGYENGDRYKHSRRLRHDEKEYNQDRTRNADSAKAPSSKSDLLQGNRDKPKRDEDEQGDYEGNTLQFAEQEEEDLNRIKEESRRRRQVILEKYKSQQLQQPNEPQSEDVEKDKEPAHDPDQSSAINVVSEVGDGRSDGLDVYVAEPSFSVGKSPPQNGVAALEKTSSAGGLGEGTPKSERSDDKFCDDIFGETPTGVRKSGKEDGLRIERSGLHDNWDDAEGYYSYRFGEVLDGRYEVVAAHGKGVFSTVVRAKNLKAGNGEPEEVAIKIIRSNDTMYKAGMDELVILKKLVGADPDDKRHCVRFLSSFKYRNHLCLVFESLHMNLREVLKKFGRNIGLKLTAVRAYAKQLFIALKHLRNCGVLHCDIKPDNMLVNEAKNVLKLCDFGNAMFAGKNEVTPYLVSRFYRAPEIILGLPYDHPLDMWSVGCCVYELYTGKVLFPGPTNNDMLRLHMELKGHFPKKMLRKGAFTDQNFDQDLNFHATEEDPVTKKTIKRMILNIKPKDIGSIITGSPGEDPKMVVNFKDLLEKIFVLDPDKRMTVSQALTHPFITGK